Within the Setaria viridis chromosome 3, Setaria_viridis_v4.0, whole genome shotgun sequence genome, the region ATGgtgacatgatttttttttcttcgaaaaGCTTACGGACCTGAAGATTGTTCAAGTGTTCATCATCTCTTCCCGCAAAGATGGGATTGTGGCATTTGTTATGTACTTAAAATCTGATTTCAATGCTTGTTTTATGTAGTATTGATTTTAAGATAAGAACAATAGAGTTGGATGGCAAGCGCATCAAGCTACAGATTTGGGACACAGCAGGCCAAGAACGCTTCCGGACCATTACCACTGGTATAGTGTTTTATTTCATTTCTGATCATCTACTTCGTTGAAGTTATATGATAACATTTTGATCCAGCAAACATTATTTTATCTTAGCATACTACCGAGGAGCTATGGGCATCCTGCTGGTTTATGACGTCACTGATGAGTCTTCTTTTAACAGTACGCTCTTACCCAACACACTCTATTCCCTAATGCTTCCATTTTGAACAAATTTACCCATTTGTTGATAATTGTCTCACCTAACATACAGACATCCGAAACTGGATTCGGAACATTGAGCAACACGCCTCTGATAATGTCAACAAAATATTGGTTGGCAATAAGGCAGATATGGATGAGAGCAAAAGGGTAGAGATCCCTGAAGTCATCTTTTCCTTTTGATTGTTCTAGTATTCTATAAAATTTCACTGATTTCAGCCTGTATCATTTGTTTGAAATCACTGATTACATGCTTAACTTTACTGTAACTGTTACATCAGGCTGTACCTACTGCAAAAGGACAAGCGCTTGCTGATGAGTACGGGATCAAGTTCTTTGAAACTGTAAGTTTCTGCCTGAATCGAACCTTTTCAGTGACTGTTGTTTTGGTCTCACAGGGTATTGTGTTTTGCAGAGTGCCAAGACAAACCTTAACGTGGAGCAAGTGTTTTTCTCCAT harbors:
- the LOC117849982 gene encoding ras-related protein RABE1c → MAAPPARARADYDYLIKLLLIGDSGVGKSCLLLRFSDGSFTTSFITTIGIDFKIRTIELDGKRIKLQIWDTAGQERFRTITTAYYRGAMGILLVYDVTDESSFNNIRNWIRNIEQHASDNVNKILVGNKADMDESKRAVPTAKGQALADEYGIKFFETSAKTNLNVEQVFFSIARDIKQRLAETDSKPEDKAIKINKPDATETPVGQKSACCGS